The candidate division KSB1 bacterium genome contains the following window.
TTTTCCCGGAAATAGGTTTTTCGGAAAATATAATTTGACCTATCTCGACCCTGACATGTCTTATGAAGTTGAGGCGATTTCAGGATCTTTCATGATGTTACGGCGCCAGGTGCTGGAAGATGTAGGCAACCTTGACGAGTCTTTTTTTATGTACGGAGAAGATCTGGATTGGTGTTTTCGAATCCGTGAACAAGATTGGAGGGTCATCTATTTCCCGGAGACCCAGATTATTCATTTTAAAGGTGAAAGCTCCAAACGGGCTCAATTTGACAACCTTAAGCAGTTTTATATCGCAATGGAGCTGTTCGTCAAAAAGCATTTCAAACGAAAATATTTTTTCATGCCGTATTGGCTGCTTAAGGCAGCAATTTGGTTTAGGGCAGGCATATCTATCTTTATAAAGTTAATGAGCTACTTAGCCATTCCCCTGACCGATTTTGGGTTTTTGAGCCTGAGTTTGACGCTGGGAATTTTGATGCGTTTCGGTGATTTGAGCAAGTTGCCGTCGTTTATTCCGGTTATCATCTCGTACTCCTTAATTTGGCTTTTACTACTGAAACTTTTTGGGTGTTATGACAAAAGCAAATTTTCTTTTTCAAAAGCCGGAATGGCTGTGTTTATAGGATTTCTGGTGAACACCAGTTTGACCTTTTTCTTTAACCAGTATGCGTTTTCAAGAATCGTGGTTCTGGCCGGGAGCGTTTTCAGCCTGATTGCTGTGCCGGGGTGGAGACTTCTGCTCCGAGCCTTGTCACGAAACCGGTTTTTTCCCTTTAGCGAGACCCTTGGTAAAAGGTTCCTTGCCAGAAATACGATCATAGTCGGCGACCTGAAATCAGGTGAAAAGCTAATTGAAAAATTCAATTCACAAATCGACAGCGATTATAGAATTTTGGGTTTGATCAGCACGAATGGCAGGCACACAGGTAAAAATGTTGCCGGAGTGAAAGTTCTGGGCACTTTCGAGGACATAAATTTCATAATCAGAGAAAATAGTGTCCAGGAAGTAATTTTCTCAACCCATAGTCTTTCCTATGACCAAATCCTCAAGGTTATTTCCAGAACCGGAAAACAGCGCGTGAGTTTCAAATTAATTCCCAGTAACCTCGATGTCATTATAGGCAAAGCCTCAATCGACCGAATAAGTGATGTCCCACTTTTGGAGATTGATTACAAGCTTCATCAAACTGCATACCTGGCGGTAAAAAGGATGTTTGACTTTACGTTAGCATTAGTTATATTAACACTTAGTTTGCCCTTGTTTTTATATAAAAAATTTGTAACTTCTCAGGGAATGCAAAAGAAATTTGTTTATGGAGAAAAAAACAAACAAATTTTGCTTCATCAATTTTCCGGACCTGAGTCGCAAGTTACAAATAAGTTTCCGTATTTGTGGGCTGTTTTAAAAGGGGATGTGAGTTTTGTTGGCAAGGAATTGATTGAAGTTTCGGACGATTTTTCAGGAACAGCAGAAAAACCAAATTTGAAACCGGGGCTCACCGGTTTACAGCAAATCAACCGATATAAACTAATTGCCGAAGAAGACAAAGATAAATATTATCTTTACTACATGAAAAATTATTCACCATTATTAGACATCGAAATTCTTTTGAAGGCCTTTTTTCAAAACCGGAATAAACATGACTGATTACGTTTTAGAATTCGAAAAGCCGATAATTGAGCTTGAAAAACGAATCAAGGGAATGAAGGAGTTATCGGAAAACGAAAGTGTTGGGCTCTCAGAGGAAATTGGGCGTTTAGAAGAAAAAGCTTCCAAACTTCGCGAGGAAATTTATTCAAAATTAACCCGGTGGCAGCGCGTACTTTTGGCGCGGCACCCACAGCGCCCGTACACTCGTGATTATATTGAATATATGACTGACAGTTTTTTTGAGATTCACGGTGACCGTGCTTTCGGGGACGATCCGGCAATCGTCGGCGGAATTGCGAGAATAGGAAGCAGAAAAGTGGTGATTATCGGTCAACAAAAAGGCCGGACCACCAAACAGAAGCTGCACCGAAATTTCGGAATGATGCACCCTGAGGGGTATCGAAAAGCGTTGCGAATTATGAACCTCGCAGCAAAGTTTAAACGGCCCATTATTTCACTGATTGATACGCCGGGAGCCTTTCCTGGTATTGGAGCGGAAGAGCGGGGGCAGGCGGAAGCAATTGCGCGTAATTTATTGGAGATGTCTCATCTGCCGGTACCGATTATCATCGCAGTTATCGGTGAGGGAGCGTCCGGAGGTGCTTTGGGCATAGGTATTGGCGATCGCATTTTGATGTTGGAGAATACGTGGTATTCCGTTATCTCGCCAGAGGGCTGTGCCGCAATTTTGTGGCACGACAGCACCAAGGCTGAACAGGCAGCCGAAGCTTTAAAGCCAACGGCGCCCGATTTATTGGAGTTGGGAGTCATCGATAAGGTTGTAAGGGAGCCAATTGGAGGCGCACATCAAAATTATGACGAAGCGGCTAAATTACTGCGTGAGTCAATCGAAGTTGAACTGACGGAATTAGAAAAGTTGTCCCCGGAGCAACTTGTCGATGCACGAATTGAAAAATACTCAAACATGGGTTTTTACGAAGAGTAACTGAAGGGTAGATTGAAATGCTCGATAAAGAACTCCTTGATATTTTAGCCTGTCCAAAATGTAAAGGCGATTTAGAATACGATCAGGAAAATAAAAAACTGATTTGTAATAGTTGCCGTCTTAAGTACGATATCAAAAACGATATTCCAATTATGCTTATTGATGAAGCCGAGAAGTTTTAGGTTGTCCAAACTCCAAATTCGGCTTAACTGTCTTAATTAAAAACAACTTGACTCTTTTTATATTTTATTGTAAATTGGCCAGAATTTTTCGAGTAGGGTTTGAATGAAACGTCATCTGGTTTTTAGGAGTCAAGTCATCTTATTACGTGACTTCAAAATTTTTAAGGTAATTAAAATAAGCCCTATCTTGAATGAAAAACGAGGGCTTTTTTAATGCCGTATCGTGTACAATTACAGAACTTTGAAGGCCCTTTAGATCTGCTTCTGTTTTTGATTAAAAAAAACGAAGTCGAGATCTACGATATTCCGGTTGCGGATATTACGCAACAATATCTGGAATATCTGAATATGATTGAACTCCTAGACTTGGACAATGCCAGTGAGTTCGTATTGATGGCGGCAACTCTTATTCGAATCAAAGCGCAAATGCTGTTGCCAAAACCGGAATTAGAGGATGATGAAGAAGCTGAGGATCCGCGAGAAGAGCTGGTAAGAAGACTACTCGAGTACCAGCGCTACAAAGAAGTTGCCTGGGAGATTTCGGATTTGGAAAAAGAGCAGCGGCAGCATTTTGCAAGAAGCGATTATAGTTTTAACTTTGAAGATGACCAGGATCTTGAAGAAGAAGAGCTGTTGGGCAAGGAGGTCTCGATATTTGATTTAATGTCGGTATTTGCCGAGGTAATAAAAAGGATTCCGCCCCGCACAGAGCACATTGTCGAACAAATTTCGGTAACGATTGAAGAACAGGCGGAAGTGATTATGGCCCTGCTAGAAAAGCAGGAACGAGTCTTATTGACCGAGATGTTGCAGAAAATAAAAGAGAGAATTGTCGTGATTGTGACTTTTATTGCCCTTCTTGACTTGGTGAAAAGTAAACAGTTGCAATTAAATCAGAATAACCCTTTCGCTGAAATTTGGATTAGAAAGATTTGATGGATCATGATTTTCAAAAGCAAATCGTTGAGGCGTTAATATTTGCAAGCGATGTTCCGATTTCAGCGAAAAAGATAGCTGATTTTGAAGAAGCGTTAGATACAAGAAAAATCAAGAAGATAGTCGAGGAGCTCAATTCCGACTATCAAAAAAGTAAAAGAGCATTTTTTATAGCAAACGTCGCCGGTGGATTCCAATTAAACACACGGAAGGATTTTACACCCTGGCTTAAGAAGCTTTTCAAAGGCCGACTCAGGACGAGGTTAAGCCAGGCCAGCTTGGAATCTCTGGCGATTATTACGTTTAAGCAACCCCTAAGCCGGGTTGAGGTTGACGCGATTCGGGGTGTAAACTCAAGCGGTGTAGTAAAAAATCTCCTCGAAAGAAACCTGATTTGCCTTGCCGGACGGTCAGATGGTCCTGGCAAACCGCTACTCTACGGAACCACGAAAGAGTTTCTGCGCTATTTTGGCATCAATGATATTGCCGATTTACCCAAACCCAAGGAAATTGAGGAGATCATGGGTAAGTTGGATCAGGAAGAAGGAATTAGCGAAAGCATTCTGGAGACTTTAACGGAAATGGAGCCCTCTGAGGAGGAAAGCAATCACAAAGATGATTCGACTGAATAAATATTTGGCAGATTGTGGAATAGGCTCCCGGCGTAAATGCGATCAGTTTATTTTCGAGGGTAAGGTCGCGGTTAATGGCAATATTGAAAGCCGCCTCGGAATCAAAATAAATGAAATTACAGACACTATAAAGTTCAACGGTAACTTGCTAAAACCGGTTAAACGCTTCGAATATATTATTTTAAATAAACCGAAAGGGTTTGTAACCACCGCTTCTGATGAAAAAGGACGCAAGACCGTTTTAGAGTTGGTGAATTCAAAAATTAGGCTGTTCCCGGTTGGACGTTTAGATATCGATACAAACGGCCTCCTGCTTCTAACAAACGACGGCGACTTAACTTATAAGTTGACTCATCCAAAATTTGAGGTGGATAAGATTTACGACGTCAGGTTGGATCGCAATTTGGAACCGGCGGATAAGAAAATACTGGAATCCGGAATTGATTTGGAAGAAGGCACAACTTCAAAGTGTACAATTAAATTTCCAACCCCGGGAGATAGAAGCCGGGTAAAAATGACTTTGCACCAGGGATGGAAACGTCAGGTGCGAAGAATGTTTGATAAATTTGATTACAAAGTTTTAATGCTAAAAAGGGTAGGCTTGGCTTTTTTAAACCTTCAGGGTTTGAAGGCAGGAGCCTCACGCAGCCTGGCCCCTAAGGAAGTCGAGCAATTAAAGAGGGTTTGTTAATGGATGTTAAGGGCAAAAAAATCATGGTGCTCGGCGGTTGGGGATTGGTAGGATTTGCCATTTGCCGAAACATTTTAGAAGAAGAACCTGGTGAGCTAATCGTCCATTCTTTAGACGAATGGGAAGCGAATGAGGCTTGTGAGAAACTAAAAAAAAACAATCTTGCCAATACAAAAATAACACCGAATTGGGGTAATATGTTCGTGCGCGAGGCCATGCAAGGGTTGAGTCGCGTAGAAATTTTAGAGAATTCTCAATATCGGGCGTGGTTGATTGAAGACGGTTTGGATGATTTGACTGAGGAAATACTACAGCGGTCTTATCTTTTCCAGGTCGTAAGTAGCGTCCGTCCGGATATTTTGATTGACTGCGTCAATTCGGCAACAGCAGTCGCTTACCAGGACGTCTTTACAGGCTACTACAATTTAAAAGGCGAGTTGAAACAATTTAAAGAAAAGAAGGTTTATTCTGACACGCTTGTTTCCGAAGTTGAGAAGATTCTGTGCACGCTTTACATACCGCAGCTAATCCGGCATGTGCAGATTCTGTACGAGGCAATGCGACGCTCGAAAACCGGATTCTACCTCAAAATCGGAACGAGCGGTACGGGTGGGATGGGTTTAAATATCCCTTATACCCATTCTGAAGAGAAGCCTTCCCGAACTTTGTTAAGTAAATCTTCTGTAGCCGGCGCCCACAGTTTGCTCTTATTTCTCATGGCACGCACACCGGACGCACCGATTACAAAAGAAATTAAACCAACTGCGGCAATTGCCTGGAAAAAGATTGCTTATGGTGAAATAAAACAGGGCAGCCACAGTGTCGAATTGTATGATTGCCCACCTGAAAATGCGCTTACGTTAGATGGCCACCTCGATAAAAATGGACCGCAAAATTGGGTTAAACTCGATGGTAAAGTTCTCAAATCAGTCTACGTTGATACCGGTGAAAACGGCACTTTTTCATACGGTGAGTTTTCCGCGATTTCTTCTTCCGGACAGATGGAGCTTGTGACTCCTGAAGAGATTGCCAAAAGCGTAGTCTACGAAATCAAAGGCGGTAACACCGGGCATGACGTCATTAATGCTTTGGATAATGCGACTATGGGGCCTACATATCGCGCCGGTCTCATGCGCCAACATGCTCTGACGAAAATGCAGAAATTGATGGCAGAAAATAACTGTGACAGCATAGCCTTTGAACTTTTGGGACCACCGCGTTTAAGCAAACTTTTATATGAGGCACATTTGTTTAAAAAGGTTTGCGGTAGCATGGAAAAGTTACGTGACACCGATGCAGCAAGAGTGTCAGGTCAGCTCGAAGATTTGATATCAAATGACGCGGAACTTAGATCGTCCATTTTATCAATTGGTATCCCGATTCTTATGAAGGACGGAAAAAATTTGCTGCGCGGGCCAATTATCAAAATTCCCGCTTACCGGGGAGAAAATAAATTCACGATTAATCCGGAAGCGATTGATATTTGGGCGAAAGATGGCTGGGTTGATTTGAGGCCTAGCAATGTAGCTTTCTGGCAGCAGAGAATGAATCAAATTTTTGATGAAATCGAATCTGTCCCGGCGGATGACACCAGTTCACAATTTGTTAGAGATCGCACTTATTGGCTTGAAGATGACGAGATAGATATTGGTAAGGTCGTTGGATGGATTTTCTCCAATGAGGAACAGGGACTGAGGATGAAAGACTAAATGAGATGCTTTATTGAAAAAAAGAGTAGTCATTGCGATTGATGGGCCAGCGGGGTCAGGGAAGAGCACCATTGCAAGACTGGTTGCGAAAAAACTAAAGATTTTGTATGTTGACTCTGGGGCAATTTACCGTGCTTATACGTTGCAATATTTACGGGAAGGAATTAAACTGGAGGACCAGAAGGCCCTGTCGGCTTTTCTGGAACGGCTGACAATTAATTTGGAAAATGGGGAAACAGGTACTCAGGTATTTGTAAATGGAGAAAACGTCTCAAGAGAAATTCGATCTTCGGAGGTGACTGCAAGCGTTTCTTCAATTTCCGAAAACACGAGCATTCGGGACAGAGTCACACGAAAATTGAGGATTGAAACCGAACATAATTCTGTCGTGATGGATGGCAGGGACATCGGCACAGTGGTATTTCCGGATGCGGAACTAAAGATTTTCTTAACAGCTTCGATAGATGAACGTGCCAGGCGCAGAAAGAATGACTTAAAATCACCAGGTGTTGAAACTGATTTGGGAAAAATTAAGAACGATATTCAAAGAAGAGATAAGCATGATTCGGAACGCAACCTCGCGCCACTACAGAAGCCGGATGCCGCAATTCTCTTAGATACAACGAATTTAACAATTGACGAGTGTGTTGATTTTATTGTAAAAAAGGCAATAGGTTTAGAAAAAAGTGTTTGAGTATGTTCGCATTCAAGTTTTCAAGATAACTCTAAAATGGGTTTTCATTCAGCACTTCAAATATTAACTCTTGAACACGAACCAAACTTTGTCTATAAGCAAAAACAAATACATTAAGGAGGTACTTTTTCATGTCAACTAACACTGATCAATTTCCTGAAAAG
Protein-coding sequences here:
- a CDS encoding glycosyltransferase, coding for MSTAAKTKSPKRPSEPRAQIYLSIIIVNYNVKEFLEQCLISVRNALKGISAEILVIDNSSSDGSAELIQEKFPDIQITVNSKNAGFARASNQGLQIAQGEFIALLNPDTLVQEDTFSKMLDFFKAQPRAGMLGCKILNPDGSIQLSCRRSFPTPWVAFTKLSGLSYLFPGNRFFGKYNLTYLDPDMSYEVEAISGSFMMLRRQVLEDVGNLDESFFMYGEDLDWCFRIREQDWRVIYFPETQIIHFKGESSKRAQFDNLKQFYIAMELFVKKHFKRKYFFMPYWLLKAAIWFRAGISIFIKLMSYLAIPLTDFGFLSLSLTLGILMRFGDLSKLPSFIPVIISYSLIWLLLLKLFGCYDKSKFSFSKAGMAVFIGFLVNTSLTFFFNQYAFSRIVVLAGSVFSLIAVPGWRLLLRALSRNRFFPFSETLGKRFLARNTIIVGDLKSGEKLIEKFNSQIDSDYRILGLISTNGRHTGKNVAGVKVLGTFEDINFIIRENSVQEVIFSTHSLSYDQILKVISRTGKQRVSFKLIPSNLDVIIGKASIDRISDVPLLEIDYKLHQTAYLAVKRMFDFTLALVILTLSLPLFLYKKFVTSQGMQKKFVYGEKNKQILLHQFSGPESQVTNKFPYLWAVLKGDVSFVGKELIEVSDDFSGTAEKPNLKPGLTGLQQINRYKLIAEEDKDKYYLYYMKNYSPLLDIEILLKAFFQNRNKHD
- a CDS encoding acetyl-CoA carboxylase carboxyltransferase subunit alpha, producing the protein MTDYVLEFEKPIIELEKRIKGMKELSENESVGLSEEIGRLEEKASKLREEIYSKLTRWQRVLLARHPQRPYTRDYIEYMTDSFFEIHGDRAFGDDPAIVGGIARIGSRKVVIIGQQKGRTTKQKLHRNFGMMHPEGYRKALRIMNLAAKFKRPIISLIDTPGAFPGIGAEERGQAEAIARNLLEMSHLPVPIIIAVIGEGASGGALGIGIGDRILMLENTWYSVISPEGCAAILWHDSTKAEQAAEALKPTAPDLLELGVIDKVVREPIGGAHQNYDEAAKLLRESIEVELTELEKLSPEQLVDARIEKYSNMGFYEE
- a CDS encoding Trm112 family protein; the encoded protein is MLDKELLDILACPKCKGDLEYDQENKKLICNSCRLKYDIKNDIPIMLIDEAEKF
- a CDS encoding segregation/condensation protein A; translated protein: MPYRVQLQNFEGPLDLLLFLIKKNEVEIYDIPVADITQQYLEYLNMIELLDLDNASEFVLMAATLIRIKAQMLLPKPELEDDEEAEDPREELVRRLLEYQRYKEVAWEISDLEKEQRQHFARSDYSFNFEDDQDLEEEELLGKEVSIFDLMSVFAEVIKRIPPRTEHIVEQISVTIEEQAEVIMALLEKQERVLLTEMLQKIKERIVVIVTFIALLDLVKSKQLQLNQNNPFAEIWIRKI
- the scpB gene encoding SMC-Scp complex subunit ScpB, whose translation is MDHDFQKQIVEALIFASDVPISAKKIADFEEALDTRKIKKIVEELNSDYQKSKRAFFIANVAGGFQLNTRKDFTPWLKKLFKGRLRTRLSQASLESLAIITFKQPLSRVEVDAIRGVNSSGVVKNLLERNLICLAGRSDGPGKPLLYGTTKEFLRYFGINDIADLPKPKEIEEIMGKLDQEEGISESILETLTEMEPSEEESNHKDDSTE
- a CDS encoding rRNA pseudouridine synthase, with amino-acid sequence MIRLNKYLADCGIGSRRKCDQFIFEGKVAVNGNIESRLGIKINEITDTIKFNGNLLKPVKRFEYIILNKPKGFVTTASDEKGRKTVLELVNSKIRLFPVGRLDIDTNGLLLLTNDGDLTYKLTHPKFEVDKIYDVRLDRNLEPADKKILESGIDLEEGTTSKCTIKFPTPGDRSRVKMTLHQGWKRQVRRMFDKFDYKVLMLKRVGLAFLNLQGLKAGASRSLAPKEVEQLKRVC
- a CDS encoding short-chain dehydrogenase; the protein is MDVKGKKIMVLGGWGLVGFAICRNILEEEPGELIVHSLDEWEANEACEKLKKNNLANTKITPNWGNMFVREAMQGLSRVEILENSQYRAWLIEDGLDDLTEEILQRSYLFQVVSSVRPDILIDCVNSATAVAYQDVFTGYYNLKGELKQFKEKKVYSDTLVSEVEKILCTLYIPQLIRHVQILYEAMRRSKTGFYLKIGTSGTGGMGLNIPYTHSEEKPSRTLLSKSSVAGAHSLLLFLMARTPDAPITKEIKPTAAIAWKKIAYGEIKQGSHSVELYDCPPENALTLDGHLDKNGPQNWVKLDGKVLKSVYVDTGENGTFSYGEFSAISSSGQMELVTPEEIAKSVVYEIKGGNTGHDVINALDNATMGPTYRAGLMRQHALTKMQKLMAENNCDSIAFELLGPPRLSKLLYEAHLFKKVCGSMEKLRDTDAARVSGQLEDLISNDAELRSSILSIGIPILMKDGKNLLRGPIIKIPAYRGENKFTINPEAIDIWAKDGWVDLRPSNVAFWQQRMNQIFDEIESVPADDTSSQFVRDRTYWLEDDEIDIGKVVGWIFSNEEQGLRMKD
- a CDS encoding (d)CMP kinase, with the translated sequence MKKRVVIAIDGPAGSGKSTIARLVAKKLKILYVDSGAIYRAYTLQYLREGIKLEDQKALSAFLERLTINLENGETGTQVFVNGENVSREIRSSEVTASVSSISENTSIRDRVTRKLRIETEHNSVVMDGRDIGTVVFPDAELKIFLTASIDERARRRKNDLKSPGVETDLGKIKNDIQRRDKHDSERNLAPLQKPDAAILLDTTNLTIDECVDFIVKKAIGLEKSV